A single genomic interval of Stieleria maiorica harbors:
- a CDS encoding AGE family epimerase/isomerase, with protein sequence MDEIRRSKLISTYRDGLLEDTLPFWIKHCVDREHGGFMMSLDRDGTVIDTDKGVWQQGRFTWLLGELYNNVEQRPEWLELAKHGAQFLDDHCFDPRDGRMWFHVTRDGKPIRKRRYAFSESFAAIAFGELAKATGDQRYAERAKRTFQRFIDHNLDPQGTDPKFTDTRPLRGLGFPMITIATAQELRESIDLPEANEWIDRSIDDIRQFHLKEDIQCVMETVGSSGEIIDHFDGRTLNPGHAIEGAWFIMLEGKLRGDGELIRTGCQMLDWMWQRGWDPQNGGMLYFVDVNGLPVQEYWHDMKFWWPQNESIIATLCASLLTSDPKYERWHRMIHDWTYSHFPDADHGEWFGYLHRDGSLSSTLKGNFWKGPFHLPRMQLVCWQLLAESSE encoded by the coding sequence ATGGATGAGATTCGCCGCTCCAAATTGATTTCCACTTACCGGGACGGCTTGCTCGAAGACACGCTGCCTTTTTGGATAAAGCACTGTGTCGATCGAGAGCATGGTGGTTTCATGATGTCGCTTGATCGTGACGGCACCGTCATCGACACCGACAAGGGCGTTTGGCAGCAGGGACGCTTCACTTGGCTGCTGGGGGAACTTTACAACAACGTCGAGCAACGGCCAGAATGGCTCGAACTGGCCAAGCACGGTGCACAGTTTCTCGACGATCATTGCTTTGATCCCCGTGACGGTCGGATGTGGTTTCATGTCACCCGCGATGGCAAACCGATTCGTAAGCGACGCTACGCATTCTCCGAAAGTTTTGCCGCGATCGCGTTCGGGGAATTGGCCAAAGCGACTGGCGATCAGCGATATGCCGAAAGGGCGAAACGAACTTTTCAACGTTTCATTGACCACAACCTGGATCCACAGGGCACCGATCCCAAATTCACCGACACACGTCCCCTGCGTGGACTCGGATTTCCGATGATCACGATCGCGACCGCTCAAGAGCTGCGTGAGTCGATCGACTTACCCGAGGCCAACGAGTGGATCGACCGCAGCATCGACGACATCCGCCAATTCCATCTCAAAGAGGACATTCAGTGCGTGATGGAGACGGTCGGTTCCAGCGGCGAAATTATCGACCATTTCGACGGCCGTACGCTGAATCCGGGACACGCTATCGAAGGCGCCTGGTTCATCATGCTGGAAGGCAAGCTGCGTGGTGATGGCGAACTGATTCGCACCGGCTGTCAGATGCTGGACTGGATGTGGCAGCGGGGCTGGGACCCGCAGAACGGCGGCATGCTCTACTTCGTCGATGTGAATGGCCTGCCGGTTCAGGAATACTGGCATGACATGAAGTTCTGGTGGCCACAGAACGAATCGATCATCGCCACGCTGTGTGCCTCTCTGCTTACGTCCGACCCCAAGTACGAGCGCTGGCATCGGATGATTCACGACTGGACCTACTCGCACTTCCCCGACGCGGATCACGGCGAATGGTTCGGCTATCTGCACCGTGACGGTTCCCTCAGCTCGACATTGAAAGGCAACTTTTGGAAAGGGCCCTTCCATCTGCCTCGGATGCAGCTCGTTTGTTGGCAACTGCTCGCCGAATCGTCAGAGTGA
- a CDS encoding DinB family protein, whose protein sequence is METSTHLVIQYAAGPTLLHDVVAKLSAEQLDAVPIPGKWSTRQVVCHIADFELVYADRMKRVIAEHQPTFFGGDPGVFAAGLAYESRDLREELDVIESVRKQMTRILRLLNKRDFERIGHHSDDGPISLETLLGNVTNHLPHHVAYIEDKLAALDRDG, encoded by the coding sequence ATGGAGACGAGTACGCATCTGGTTATTCAGTATGCAGCAGGGCCTACCCTGCTGCACGATGTCGTCGCGAAACTGTCAGCGGAGCAGCTTGATGCAGTACCGATTCCCGGGAAATGGTCCACGCGCCAAGTTGTTTGTCACATCGCGGATTTCGAACTGGTCTATGCTGACCGAATGAAGCGAGTGATCGCCGAGCATCAGCCAACGTTTTTTGGAGGAGATCCTGGAGTATTTGCAGCTGGCCTAGCCTACGAATCACGCGATCTACGCGAGGAACTTGACGTCATTGAGTCTGTGCGAAAACAGATGACACGAATCTTGCGATTGCTCAATAAGCGTGACTTTGAACGAATCGGCCACCACAGCGACGACGGTCCGATCTCGCTTGAAACGCTTTTGGGAAATGTCACGAATCATCTACCGCATCATGTCGCCTACATCGAAGACAAGCTAGCGGCGCTGGATCGTGACGGGTAG
- a CDS encoding DUF2024 family protein produces MGIDAFDTYATGPDGSLVHVDVRVPEGTKTEAVTRIIREFAGASDPEIETQKRRGKSRDKMFLSDLVVNEARMRGFCIVPLQPPRRAAA; encoded by the coding sequence ATGGGCATCGATGCTTTTGACACTTACGCGACCGGTCCTGACGGTTCGCTGGTACACGTCGATGTCAGGGTTCCCGAAGGAACAAAAACGGAAGCGGTGACACGGATTATTCGCGAATTCGCCGGCGCGTCAGACCCGGAAATTGAGACCCAGAAGCGCCGCGGAAAGTCACGGGACAAGATGTTCCTCAGTGACCTCGTCGTGAATGAGGCTCGAATGCGAGGTTTCTGTATTGTGCCGTTGCAACCGCCTCGACGTGCGGCGGCATGA
- a CDS encoding universal stress protein translates to MKRFNNILVATDTRLEDQRAITEAARLAKESNASLKLVDVVPPLPWTVRLLVNDHDHISGLMVREKHEQLEKLAEPLRAEGIDVETKVLSGKSSVEIIREVLRDKHDLVMRIAKGSDSRRKGFFGTTGTRLLRECPCAVHLVAPDSPAILRHVLACIDTSTGDPVDAELNKTILELAEAISKRHGARRSIAHAWTIDGEQLLHGRMPQGEFEQMKRSRLEHIEGLLDKFLLGHGCTIDDESVHMLKGDAPIVIPEFASLEGVDLIVMGTVGRSGAAGMLIGNTAERILGSIECSVIAVKPNRFVSPIKMGDYVEAAPA, encoded by the coding sequence ATGAAACGTTTCAACAATATCCTGGTCGCTACCGACACGCGACTTGAAGACCAACGTGCCATTACCGAAGCCGCGAGACTCGCCAAGGAGAGCAACGCCTCTTTGAAACTTGTCGACGTCGTACCGCCATTACCCTGGACGGTTCGTCTGCTGGTAAACGACCATGATCACATTAGCGGATTAATGGTTCGCGAGAAACATGAACAGCTTGAAAAATTGGCGGAACCGCTTCGCGCCGAAGGCATCGACGTGGAAACGAAGGTACTCAGCGGAAAGTCGTCCGTTGAGATCATTCGTGAAGTTTTGCGAGACAAACACGATCTTGTCATGCGAATCGCCAAGGGCAGCGACAGTCGTCGCAAGGGGTTCTTTGGAACGACAGGAACTCGATTGTTGCGGGAATGTCCCTGCGCCGTTCACTTGGTGGCACCGGATTCACCCGCGATTCTCAGGCACGTTTTGGCGTGTATCGACACTTCGACGGGCGACCCTGTCGACGCGGAGCTGAACAAGACGATTCTTGAACTGGCCGAAGCAATCAGCAAGCGGCACGGTGCAAGACGATCGATCGCCCACGCTTGGACAATCGACGGCGAACAATTGCTCCACGGACGAATGCCCCAAGGCGAATTTGAGCAAATGAAACGAAGTCGACTGGAACACATCGAAGGATTGCTCGACAAATTTTTGCTAGGGCATGGGTGCACGATCGACGACGAATCTGTGCACATGCTCAAGGGCGACGCACCGATCGTGATCCCCGAATTCGCATCGCTCGAAGGTGTCGATCTGATCGTGATGGGAACGGTTGGTCGTAGTGGTGCCGCGGGCATGTTGATCGGCAACACAGCCGAGCGCATTCTGGGCTCGATCGAGTGCTCGGTCATCGCCGTCAAGCCGAACAGATTTGTCTCACCGATCAAAATGGGTGATTACGTCGAGGCTGCACCGGCTTAA
- a CDS encoding Rrf2 family transcriptional regulator, which produces MLSKTAEYALRAVTFLASSEACDKTPSSADGISAGTQIPRRYLNRVLQDMVATGLIESKCGPRGGYALARVAAKITILDVVNAVAPLGRIASCPLGLKSHTSLCPLHAELDRAYAETEAAFAAVTIKQLLDSASPIIPLVDST; this is translated from the coding sequence ATGCTTTCCAAAACAGCGGAATACGCGTTGCGAGCGGTCACGTTCTTGGCTTCAAGCGAAGCGTGCGACAAAACGCCCTCATCAGCCGACGGCATCTCGGCCGGAACACAGATTCCCCGTCGATATCTCAATCGCGTGCTCCAAGACATGGTGGCCACCGGCCTGATCGAATCGAAATGTGGTCCGCGTGGTGGATACGCGCTTGCTCGAGTGGCCGCAAAGATCACGATCCTCGATGTGGTTAATGCGGTTGCACCACTTGGTCGAATCGCAAGTTGTCCGCTGGGGCTCAAGTCACACACATCACTCTGCCCGCTGCATGCGGAACTGGATCGCGCCTATGCGGAAACGGAAGCTGCCTTTGCCGCGGTGACGATTAAGCAACTTCTCGATTCGGCCAGCCCGATCATCCCGCTCGTTGATTCAACGTAG
- a CDS encoding GreA/GreB family elongation factor, with amino-acid sequence MASRKLFVTLEDFDLLLELLKEELLGAISDPKAARDLATELQHATIVDSASVPDDVVTMNSTVKLTDLETKRTETYTLVYPDDVNITVGRLSILAPIGTAILGNQVGHTVGGSDSADKSILRIDEVIYQPERDSVAA; translated from the coding sequence ATGGCATCCCGGAAACTGTTTGTGACACTCGAAGACTTCGATCTTCTGCTTGAACTCTTGAAGGAAGAATTGCTCGGCGCGATTTCGGACCCGAAAGCCGCTCGAGATCTAGCGACAGAACTGCAACACGCGACGATTGTCGATTCAGCCTCGGTGCCAGACGATGTCGTGACGATGAACTCGACCGTCAAGCTGACGGACTTGGAGACCAAGCGGACCGAAACCTATACGCTCGTCTATCCCGACGACGTGAACATCACTGTGGGTCGATTGTCGATCCTTGCACCGATCGGAACGGCGATCCTCGGCAACCAAGTCGGGCACACGGTCGGCGGGTCCGACTCAGCCGACAAGAGCATTCTACGTATCGACGAAGTGATCTACCAACCTGAACGCGACTCCGTTGCCGCGTAA
- a CDS encoding SLC13 family permease, giving the protein MTTDIWIVTCVLLATIIAFVLDRFRLDVVAFISLMVLLLTGILTPTEATAGFSNSLVLMIAGLFVVGGAILESGVADLAGRWLGRLGGTSTIRLTVIVMLASALLSAFLSSTGTVAVMLPVVLSLCRRAKVSPSKLLIPLAFAASLGGMLTLIGTPPNMVVNQVLRDAGLDTFHFFSFAPAGILMLTLGIVFMCTIGTRLLPAQRTGSGNASQDQGFVSRPELIHSYGVDGQIREIRIPHGSTFAGRTLRDLRLRTVFHVNVIAVSTTGARGTVVRKCDPDTLLQPGDTLLIKSSNEEAIANLISEGKIELIASTAALPKEVYLAELIIPPRSEFVGRTVRDVDFFRIYGAMVLALQHRNKPVGTRTSDTPLVPGDTLLIAANASALKRLRKSRSNVLLVSEQEEQRESPLTPAARWVVVILVGMLIAMSAGIVANVTAVLAAATLMVIAGAFRGSNAYQSINWESIVMIASVMPLATALEKTGTLDLVVGEIVESPGLTSPSSLLLLLFAVTSLLSQAISNTATGVLIAPLALQLAERLGISPYPLLMGVALAASTAFSTPVASPINALVAGAGNYRFGDFLKVGVLLQLLILFATLAIVPLLFPFSP; this is encoded by the coding sequence ATGACTACTGACATTTGGATAGTGACCTGCGTTCTGCTGGCGACAATCATTGCATTCGTGCTGGACCGCTTCCGTTTGGACGTGGTGGCATTCATCTCTCTGATGGTACTTCTGCTCACTGGTATCCTCACACCAACCGAAGCAACCGCGGGTTTCTCTAACTCGCTGGTCCTGATGATCGCGGGACTGTTCGTCGTTGGTGGTGCGATCCTGGAATCCGGCGTTGCCGATCTTGCAGGCAGGTGGCTCGGCCGACTTGGCGGCACGTCTACGATTCGGCTAACGGTGATCGTAATGCTGGCCAGCGCGTTGTTATCGGCATTTCTCAGCTCTACTGGGACCGTAGCGGTGATGTTACCCGTGGTTCTGAGCCTCTGTCGCCGCGCCAAAGTTTCGCCGTCAAAGCTACTAATCCCTTTGGCATTTGCCGCTTCGCTCGGAGGCATGTTGACGCTGATTGGGACGCCACCGAACATGGTCGTCAATCAGGTATTGCGAGATGCGGGGCTTGATACCTTCCACTTCTTTTCATTTGCCCCCGCCGGAATTCTGATGCTGACGCTAGGCATCGTTTTCATGTGTACGATTGGCACTCGCCTGCTTCCGGCGCAACGCACGGGTTCCGGAAATGCGTCGCAAGATCAGGGATTCGTGTCGCGTCCGGAACTGATTCACAGCTACGGCGTCGACGGCCAGATTCGCGAAATCAGAATTCCACACGGATCGACGTTCGCGGGTCGCACCCTCCGCGACCTTAGGCTTCGCACCGTTTTTCATGTCAATGTGATCGCGGTTTCTACCACAGGTGCGAGGGGCACGGTGGTGCGAAAATGTGACCCGGATACTCTTCTGCAACCCGGTGACACGCTGTTGATCAAGTCATCGAATGAGGAAGCCATCGCAAACCTAATCAGCGAGGGGAAAATCGAATTGATTGCATCAACAGCGGCATTGCCCAAAGAAGTTTATTTGGCCGAACTCATTATTCCCCCGCGATCAGAGTTTGTCGGCCGGACGGTGCGGGACGTGGATTTCTTTCGCATCTACGGGGCAATGGTGCTCGCTTTACAGCATCGAAACAAACCGGTTGGTACTCGGACATCGGACACTCCGCTGGTGCCTGGCGACACGCTGTTGATCGCCGCCAATGCAAGTGCGTTGAAGAGACTAAGGAAATCGCGAAGCAATGTATTGCTGGTCAGCGAACAGGAGGAACAAAGAGAGTCGCCGCTTACTCCCGCCGCCCGTTGGGTCGTCGTCATTCTCGTCGGAATGCTGATTGCAATGAGTGCCGGCATCGTTGCCAACGTGACCGCCGTTCTCGCCGCTGCCACACTGATGGTGATAGCCGGAGCATTTCGGGGATCAAATGCTTACCAGAGCATCAATTGGGAGAGCATTGTGATGATTGCGTCCGTCATGCCACTCGCAACTGCGTTGGAGAAGACTGGGACACTCGACTTGGTCGTAGGTGAAATCGTGGAGAGCCCCGGACTTACGAGTCCGTCATCGCTTTTGTTGCTGCTTTTCGCGGTCACGTCGCTGTTAAGCCAAGCAATCTCGAATACCGCGACCGGTGTACTGATTGCCCCACTGGCACTCCAACTCGCCGAGCGGCTTGGTATCTCTCCCTATCCGTTACTGATGGGCGTTGCTTTGGCCGCGTCCACAGCGTTCTCCACTCCCGTTGCGTCACCGATCAATGCTTTGGTAGCCGGAGCGGGAAACTATCGTTTTGGTGATTTCCTAAAAGTAGGCGTGCTGCTTCAGCTGCTGATTCTTTTTGCGACACTCGCCATCGTGCCGCTGCTGTTTCCGTTCAGTCCATGA
- a CDS encoding ISAs1 family transposase codes for MAMASQIDVFHECFDQVEDPRVAGRTTHPLNSILFLVVSAVIAGADGPDEIESFGDEKLDWLSKYADFEAGIPSHDTITRVLSLIKPAEFQKALLQWHAHLCEMNWDHEIKDDDHPVHVAIDGKTVRGSYTDAEKSDAIHIVSAWATENGVALGQTEVDSKSNEITAIPELLELIDISNAIVTLDAMGCQKSIAEKIIDEGGDYVFAVKDNHPKLCAAIAEHFEMAHNEGLTTHGVRSTTTKGKQAGRDEERFYATGPIPESLRALTDQWKGAKSICQANTCTSRGDKQTSDIRYYISSRPARVGEFANSARRHWGIESMHWVLDVVFHEDSSRLRTKNATSNMSFTRRFVTTLLKRDTRKKSLRRKRKIAGWNTAFLEKLLFAA; via the coding sequence ATGGCAATGGCTTCCCAAATCGACGTGTTTCACGAGTGTTTTGATCAAGTTGAAGATCCGCGAGTGGCTGGACGAACAACTCATCCACTTAACTCGATTCTGTTCTTGGTTGTCTCGGCTGTCATCGCTGGCGCGGACGGTCCTGATGAGATCGAAAGCTTCGGCGATGAGAAGCTGGACTGGCTATCCAAATACGCAGATTTTGAAGCCGGCATCCCTTCTCACGATACCATCACGCGAGTGTTGTCCCTGATCAAACCAGCTGAGTTTCAGAAGGCACTTCTTCAGTGGCATGCTCATCTCTGCGAAATGAATTGGGATCACGAGATTAAGGACGACGATCATCCCGTTCATGTTGCGATCGATGGCAAGACGGTACGAGGTTCCTACACCGACGCGGAGAAATCCGATGCGATCCACATTGTCAGCGCCTGGGCAACCGAAAACGGCGTTGCGCTTGGGCAAACCGAAGTCGACTCAAAGTCCAACGAAATCACGGCGATTCCCGAGTTACTCGAATTGATCGACATCAGCAATGCGATCGTGACGCTCGACGCTATGGGTTGCCAAAAGTCGATCGCCGAAAAGATTATCGACGAAGGTGGCGACTATGTTTTCGCCGTCAAGGACAATCACCCCAAGCTCTGCGCCGCCATCGCTGAACATTTTGAAATGGCTCACAACGAAGGGCTCACAACTCATGGCGTGCGATCGACCACGACCAAGGGGAAGCAGGCTGGGCGTGACGAAGAACGCTTTTACGCGACTGGCCCGATTCCTGAGTCACTGCGTGCCCTGACCGATCAATGGAAAGGGGCCAAAAGCATTTGCCAAGCGAATACTTGCACGAGTCGTGGCGACAAACAAACAAGTGATATTCGCTACTACATTTCAAGCCGACCGGCACGTGTAGGTGAATTCGCAAATAGCGCTCGTCGCCACTGGGGCATCGAAAGCATGCACTGGGTTCTCGATGTCGTGTTTCATGAGGATTCGAGTCGGCTCCGAACCAAGAACGCTACGTCGAACATGAGCTTTACTCGTCGGTTTGTCACGACGCTTCTCAAGCGAGACACCCGGAAGAAGAGTCTTAGGCGGAAACGAAAAATCGCAGGCTGGAACACCGCATTTCTCGAAAAACTCCTGTTTGCAGCCTAA
- the metH gene encoding methionine synthase gives MTSLLEHLIREKILLLDGAMGTMIQRLGLSEADVRGERFAQHHRDLKNFSDILCLTQPDAITRIHRAYLEAGSDIVETNTFGASPIGMVEFDLPLELVDEINRAAVQCARKAVEEWNERTPDKPRFVAGSIGPTTKQLAISTEDDPAHRGASFPQLVDSYRAQVESLVAAGVDILLPETAIDTLNLKACLFAIAEYFRAGGRRVAVMASGTFGDGGRTFVSAQSVEAFWTAINHFPLLSVGMNCALGPDVMRSHLEELSKVAEIPISCHPNAGLPNEMGEFDLSPRAMAEKVGEYADKGWVNVLGGCCGTTPDHIRAIANRVKQCRPKQDAPRTVYTRLSGQLPMVMRPEIPFTMVGERTNVMGSKRFARLIRKEQYEQAVEIAREQVENGATIIDVNFDEGMLDGVEAMTRFLRLIAGDHVVAAVPVMIDSSKWEVLESGLQNVQGKAIVNSISLKDGEDEFLRRAGLVRQYGAAVVVMAFDESGQAADEESKVRICKRAYDLLIKELGFPPEDIIFDPNILTIATGMEEHDNYAVDFINAVRRIKRECPGAKTSGGVSNISFSFRGNEPVREAIHSAFLFHAVRAGLDMGIVNAGQLEVYEEIPKDLLERVEDVLLNRRPDATERMLEFAETVKGGGKQRSGEDLAWRKEPIAERMKHALVRGIDKYIVEDTEEARQHFDRCIEVIEGPLMDGMSVVGDLFGAGKMFLPQVVKSARVMKKAVAYLEPFMEEEKRQAGTLHQQARGKFLIATVKGDVHDIGKNIVGVVLQCNNYEVVDLGVMVSSERILEEAVRQNADMIGLSGLITPSLDEMAHVAREMRRTDMTIPLLIGGATTSAKHTAVKIAPAYDGPVVHVLDASRSVNVVERLLGDGRDAFIAENAETQIKLSATFRDRKQKLVPYAEALEKRFKTDWDTVQINKPAFTGIRVLSRIPLDDIHPYIDWSPFFMTWELKGKYPKIFDDVTVGTQAQELFRDANELLDEIIAERTLTANAVYGFWPAASAGDDVILFTDESRATEKTRLHFLRQQWERKGQQDFRSLADYVAPVDNGREDYIGGFAVTAGIGASELAMRYKSELDDYRAIMVQAVADRLVEALAEMIHERARVDWGFGKLEGLCKEDLINERYRGIRPAAGYPACHDDRTKIRLQTGVFREMRCSSLRFFVSA, from the coding sequence ATGACCAGCCTCCTTGAGCATCTCATCCGCGAGAAGATTCTGTTGCTCGACGGCGCGATGGGCACCATGATTCAGCGGCTTGGTTTGTCGGAAGCCGATGTACGGGGTGAGCGATTTGCGCAGCATCATCGGGACCTCAAAAACTTCTCAGACATTCTCTGCCTGACGCAACCGGATGCGATCACCAGGATTCATCGTGCCTACCTGGAAGCGGGGAGCGACATTGTTGAAACGAATACCTTTGGTGCGTCGCCCATCGGGATGGTCGAGTTTGACCTGCCGCTTGAACTGGTCGATGAGATCAACCGGGCGGCAGTCCAGTGCGCCAGGAAGGCAGTGGAGGAGTGGAACGAGCGGACGCCGGACAAGCCGCGTTTTGTCGCCGGTTCGATCGGGCCGACGACGAAACAACTCGCAATCAGTACCGAGGACGATCCGGCGCATCGGGGCGCAAGCTTTCCCCAGCTGGTCGACAGCTACCGGGCTCAGGTGGAATCGTTGGTCGCTGCGGGGGTTGACATCCTTCTGCCTGAAACTGCCATCGATACACTGAACCTGAAAGCCTGCCTGTTCGCGATTGCTGAGTATTTCCGCGCCGGTGGACGCCGCGTTGCGGTGATGGCGAGCGGAACCTTCGGCGACGGTGGGCGTACGTTTGTCAGCGCGCAGAGCGTCGAAGCCTTCTGGACGGCGATCAATCACTTTCCGCTACTTTCCGTCGGGATGAATTGCGCGTTGGGGCCTGATGTCATGCGTTCGCACCTTGAGGAGCTCTCGAAAGTTGCGGAGATCCCGATTTCCTGCCATCCGAATGCGGGATTGCCCAATGAAATGGGTGAATTTGACCTCAGCCCGAGAGCAATGGCGGAGAAAGTGGGCGAGTATGCGGACAAAGGCTGGGTGAATGTTTTGGGCGGATGTTGCGGCACGACTCCGGACCACATCCGAGCCATCGCCAATCGTGTGAAGCAGTGCAGACCCAAACAAGATGCGCCCCGCACGGTCTACACCCGACTCTCAGGCCAACTTCCGATGGTGATGCGACCGGAGATTCCCTTCACGATGGTCGGAGAACGCACCAACGTCATGGGCAGCAAGCGGTTTGCTCGATTGATTCGTAAAGAACAGTACGAACAAGCAGTTGAAATCGCTCGCGAACAGGTGGAAAACGGCGCGACAATCATCGATGTCAACTTCGACGAGGGAATGCTCGATGGTGTCGAGGCGATGACACGATTTCTGAGGTTGATCGCGGGCGATCATGTCGTTGCAGCGGTGCCAGTGATGATCGACAGCAGCAAGTGGGAAGTGCTCGAATCAGGCTTGCAAAACGTACAGGGCAAGGCAATTGTCAACTCCATCTCGTTGAAAGACGGCGAAGACGAGTTTCTTCGCCGCGCCGGATTGGTGCGGCAGTATGGTGCCGCCGTCGTGGTGATGGCGTTCGACGAATCGGGGCAAGCAGCCGACGAAGAGAGCAAGGTGCGGATTTGCAAGCGCGCCTACGACTTACTCATAAAGGAACTGGGTTTCCCGCCGGAAGACATCATTTTCGACCCCAACATCCTGACCATCGCGACAGGAATGGAGGAGCATGACAACTACGCCGTTGACTTCATCAATGCGGTGCGTCGGATCAAGCGGGAATGCCCCGGCGCCAAGACCAGTGGTGGCGTTAGCAACATCAGTTTCAGTTTTCGCGGTAATGAACCGGTGCGGGAGGCGATCCATAGTGCCTTCCTATTTCATGCGGTTCGCGCCGGACTGGATATGGGAATCGTCAATGCCGGGCAATTGGAGGTTTACGAAGAGATTCCCAAAGACCTGTTGGAGCGGGTCGAAGATGTGCTGCTGAATCGTCGTCCGGATGCCACCGAACGAATGCTTGAATTTGCCGAAACCGTCAAAGGCGGTGGCAAACAACGATCTGGCGAAGATCTGGCGTGGCGAAAAGAGCCGATTGCCGAGCGGATGAAGCACGCGTTGGTCAGGGGAATCGACAAGTACATCGTCGAGGACACCGAGGAGGCACGCCAACATTTTGATCGCTGCATTGAGGTTATCGAAGGCCCGCTGATGGATGGGATGTCCGTTGTTGGTGACCTGTTCGGCGCCGGAAAAATGTTCCTGCCCCAAGTTGTCAAGTCGGCGCGTGTGATGAAGAAGGCGGTCGCCTACTTAGAGCCTTTCATGGAAGAGGAAAAACGACAGGCAGGTACGCTGCACCAGCAGGCTCGCGGCAAATTCTTGATCGCGACCGTCAAGGGCGATGTCCATGACATCGGAAAAAACATTGTCGGCGTCGTCTTGCAGTGCAACAACTACGAAGTCGTTGACTTGGGGGTGATGGTGTCGTCCGAGAGAATCCTTGAAGAGGCGGTTAGACAGAATGCCGATATGATCGGACTGAGCGGGCTGATTACGCCCTCTCTCGATGAAATGGCTCACGTCGCTCGTGAAATGCGACGCACCGACATGACGATACCCTTGTTGATTGGTGGTGCGACCACCAGTGCAAAGCACACCGCCGTGAAAATCGCACCGGCGTACGACGGACCGGTGGTCCACGTGCTTGATGCCAGCCGAAGCGTCAATGTGGTCGAGCGATTGCTGGGCGACGGTCGCGATGCTTTCATCGCCGAAAACGCGGAGACTCAAATCAAACTTTCCGCCACCTTCCGGGATCGCAAACAGAAACTGGTGCCGTATGCAGAGGCGCTTGAAAAGCGTTTCAAAACCGATTGGGATACGGTCCAAATCAACAAGCCCGCTTTCACCGGCATCCGCGTGCTGAGTCGCATTCCGCTCGACGACATTCATCCTTACATTGATTGGTCCCCCTTCTTCATGACCTGGGAGCTGAAAGGCAAGTATCCGAAGATTTTTGATGATGTGACGGTTGGCACGCAAGCCCAAGAACTTTTCCGTGACGCCAATGAACTACTTGATGAAATCATTGCGGAACGCACGTTGACGGCCAATGCGGTCTATGGTTTCTGGCCGGCAGCGAGTGCCGGGGATGACGTGATCCTGTTCACTGATGAATCCCGAGCGACAGAAAAGACGCGGTTGCATTTCCTACGTCAACAATGGGAACGTAAAGGCCAGCAGGACTTCCGGTCGCTCGCCGACTATGTCGCTCCAGTCGACAACGGGCGTGAAGACTATATTGGGGGGTTCGCGGTGACTGCTGGCATTGGGGCCAGCGAATTGGCGATGAGATACAAGTCGGAGCTGGATGACTACCGGGCGATCATGGTGCAAGCGGTCGCCGATCGACTGGTTGAAGCACTGGCGGAAATGATCCATGAGCGAGCAAGAGTTGATTGGGGGTTTGGCAAACTAGAAGGGCTTTGCAAAGAGGATCTCATCAACGAAAGGTACCGCGGGATCCGGCCGGCCGCAGGTTACCCTGCGTGCCACGACGATCGCACCAAAATTAGGCTGCAAACAGGAGTTTTTCGAGAAATGCGGTGTTCCAGCCTGCGATTTTTCGTTTCCGCCTAA
- a CDS encoding DUF3565 domain-containing protein encodes MQQPITGYHRDDEGHWVAQLACGHNQHVRHDPPWLVRHWVTNQAGRNGMLGFHLDCKKCDEGVPADERPL; translated from the coding sequence ATGCAACAACCTATCACTGGTTATCACAGGGACGATGAGGGGCACTGGGTTGCTCAACTTGCATGCGGCCACAATCAACACGTCCGCCACGATCCGCCATGGCTCGTTCGACACTGGGTAACCAATCAGGCTGGACGCAACGGAATGCTCGGCTTTCACCTCGATTGCAAGAAGTGTGACGAGGGAGTTCCGGCGGATGAACGCCCCTTATAA